From the genome of Triticum aestivum cultivar Chinese Spring chromosome 3B, IWGSC CS RefSeq v2.1, whole genome shotgun sequence, one region includes:
- the LOC123072843 gene encoding vacuolar-processing enzyme gamma-isozyme, whose product MAAMSSFRLLPLALLLLLLAMAHARLQPTIRLPSDDGSVGTRWAVLVAGSNGYYNYRHQADICHAYQILKKGGLKDENIIVFMYDDIAHNLENPRPGVIINHPQGGDVYAGVPKDYTGKEVNVKNLFAVLLGNKTAVSGGSGKVVDSGPNDHIFVFYSDHGGPGVIGMPTYPYVYGDDLVDVLKKKHAAGTYKSLVFYLEACEAGSVFEGLLPNDIGVYATTASNAEESSWGTYCPGEYPSPPSEYDTCLGDLYSISWMEDSDVHNLRTESLKQQYDLVKKRTAAQDSYSYGSHVMQYGSLDLNDQHLFLYIGSNPANDNTTFVEDNSLPSFSRAVNQRDADLVYFWHKYQKLAESSPEKNDARKQLLEMMGHRSHIDNSVELIGNLLFGFADGPMVLKTIRPAGEPLADDWSCLKSTVRAFESQCGSLAQYGMKHMRSFANICNAGILPEAMVKVAAQACTSIPTNPWSATHRGFSA is encoded by the exons ATGGCGGCCATGTCGTCCTTCCGCCTCCTTCCCCTCGCGCTGCTGCTCCTCCTGCTCGCCATGGCGCACGCGCGGCTGCAGCCCACCATCCGGCTGCCGTCGGACGACGGCTCCGTCGGGACCAGGtgggccgtcctcgtcgccggctccAACGGCTACTACAACTACCGCCACCAG GCGGATATTTGCCACGCCTACCAGATATTGAAGAAGGGTGGCCTCAAGGATGAGAACATCATCGTCTTCATGTACGATGACATTGCGCACAACCTGGAGAACCCAAGGCCGGGCGTCATCATCAACCACCCCCAGGGTGGAGATGTCTATGCTGGGGTCCCTAAG GACTACACTGGGAAGGAGGTTAATGTCAAGAACTTGTTTGCTGTCCTTCTCGGTAATAAAACCGCTGTGAGTGGTGGGAGTGGCAAAGTCGTGGACAGTGGCCCTAATGATCACATTTTTGTGTTTTACAGTGACCATGGGGGTCCTGGGGTCATTG GGATGCCTACCTATCCATACGTTTACGGTGACGATCTTGTAGATGTCCTGAAGAAAAAGCACGCTGCTGGAACCTACAAAAGCCTG GTATTTTATCTTGAAGCCTGCGAAGCTGGGAGCGTCTTTGAGGGGCTTCTGCCAAATGACATCGGTGTCTATGCGACCACCGCGTCGAACGCGGAGGAGAGCAGTTGGGGAACGTATTGCCCTGGCGAGTACCCTAGCCCTCCGTCCGAATATGACACCTGCTTGGGCGACCTGTACAGCATTTCTTGGATGGAGGACAG TGATGTACACAACCTGAGAACTGAATCTCTCAAGCAGCAGTATGACCTG GTCAAGAAGAGAACGGCAGCTCAGGACTCATACAGCTATGGTTCCCATGTGATGCAATACGGTTCTTTGGATCTGAATGATCAACATCTCTTCTTATACATTGGGTCAAATCCTGCTAATGACAACACTACATTTGTTGAAGATAACTCACTGCCGTCCTTCTCAAGAGCTGTTAATCAGAGGGATGCTGATCTTGTTTATTTCTGGCACAAG TACCAGAAATTGGCTGAGAGCTCCCCTGAGAAAAACGATGCTCGGAAGCAATTGCTCGAGATGATGGGTCATAGATCTCATATTGACAACAGCGTCGAGCTGATTGGAAACCTTCTGTTTGGTTTTGCGGATGGTCCAATGGTCCTGAAGACCATTCGCCCAGCTGGCGAGCCTCTTGCTGATGACTGGAGTTGTCTCAAGTCTACG GTGCGTGCTTTTGAATCACAATGTGGCTCGTTGGCGCAGTATGGAATGAAGCACATGCGGTCCTTTGCAAACATCTGCAATGCCGGCATCCTTCCTGAAGCGATGGTGAAGGTGGCCGCTCAGGCGTGCACCAGCATCCCAACCAACCCATGGAGTGCCACACACAGAGGTTTTAGTGCTTAA